In Pedobacter heparinus DSM 2366, the following are encoded in one genomic region:
- a CDS encoding glycoside hydrolase family 3 N-terminal domain-containing protein, with protein sequence MQNRSISNLPILIVVVSLTTLISSFKADPPIYRKGWIDLNKNGKKDIYEDPLQPLNARIDNLLSQMTLEEKTCQMATLYGWKRVLKDSLPTKEWKTAIWKDGIANIDEHLNGFLTWGVTSTSELVTDIKKHVWAMNETQRFFIEQTRLGIPVDFTNEGIRGVEAYEATGFPTQLNMGMTWNRNLIRKMGRITGQEARALGYTNVYAPILDVARDQRWGRLEEVYGEDPYLVARLGVEMTLGMQENNQIASTAKHFAVYSANKGAREGLARTDPQVSPREVEDIMLYPFKKVIQEAGIMGVMSSYNDYNGIPITGSEYWLTQRLRKDFGFGGYVVSDSDALEYLYNKHHVAANLKEAVFQAFMAGLNVRTTFRPPDSIIIYARQLVNEGRIPIETINSRVKDVLRVKFKLGLFDQPYVKDAAASEKLVNSIAHQAVALQASKESIVLLKNNNQILPLSRSLKKIAVIGPNAADNDYAHTHYGPLQSKSTNILEGIRNKIGADKVWYAKGCELVDKNWPESEIFPEDPDATAIALIEDAVNTAMKADVAIVVLGGNTKTAGENKSRTTLELPGFQLNLIKAIQKTGKPVVAVMIGTQPMGINWIDKYIDGIVYAGYPGVKGGIAVADVLFGDYNPGGKLTLTFPKSVGQLPLNFPSKPNAQTDEGELAKIKGLLYPFGFGLSYTTFAYSNLKISPIEQEKDGNISISVDITNTAKLEGDEIVQLYIRDVLSTVTTYEKILRGFERISLKPNETKTLKFTLFPDDLKLWNREMQHVIEPGTFKVMIGASSEDIRLTGSFNIK encoded by the coding sequence ATGCAGAACCGTTCAATCAGCAACTTACCCATACTTATTGTTGTTGTTAGCCTCACAACGCTCATCTCATCTTTTAAGGCCGATCCACCAATTTATCGCAAAGGCTGGATCGATCTGAATAAAAATGGAAAAAAGGATATTTATGAAGATCCGCTCCAACCTTTAAATGCAAGAATAGACAACCTGCTGTCGCAAATGACACTGGAAGAGAAAACCTGTCAGATGGCCACTCTATATGGCTGGAAACGTGTATTGAAAGACTCTTTACCTACAAAAGAATGGAAAACGGCAATATGGAAAGATGGGATTGCAAATATTGACGAACATTTGAACGGCTTTCTAACCTGGGGTGTAACCAGTACCTCAGAACTGGTAACTGATATTAAAAAACATGTATGGGCTATGAATGAAACGCAGCGTTTTTTTATAGAGCAAACCCGTTTAGGAATACCAGTAGATTTTACCAATGAGGGGATAAGAGGGGTGGAAGCTTACGAGGCCACAGGTTTCCCTACCCAGTTAAACATGGGTATGACCTGGAACAGGAACCTGATCAGGAAAATGGGTAGAATCACCGGCCAGGAAGCAAGGGCATTGGGTTATACCAATGTGTATGCCCCCATACTTGATGTGGCAAGGGACCAGAGATGGGGAAGACTGGAAGAAGTATATGGTGAAGATCCTTACCTGGTGGCCCGTCTAGGTGTAGAAATGACCCTGGGTATGCAGGAGAATAACCAGATTGCCTCAACAGCTAAGCATTTTGCAGTATATAGTGCCAACAAAGGAGCAAGAGAGGGACTTGCCAGAACAGATCCTCAGGTTTCACCCCGTGAAGTAGAAGACATCATGCTTTATCCTTTTAAAAAAGTGATACAGGAAGCCGGAATAATGGGGGTGATGAGTTCCTATAATGATTACAATGGCATTCCCATTACCGGAAGTGAATACTGGCTAACACAACGCTTAAGAAAGGATTTTGGTTTTGGTGGATATGTGGTAAGTGACAGCGATGCACTTGAATATTTATACAATAAGCATCATGTTGCAGCCAATTTAAAAGAAGCCGTTTTTCAGGCTTTTATGGCTGGATTAAATGTGCGAACTACCTTTCGGCCACCAGATAGCATCATTATTTATGCGCGGCAACTGGTTAATGAGGGACGCATCCCCATAGAAACAATTAACAGCAGGGTTAAAGATGTTTTGCGGGTAAAGTTTAAGCTAGGCCTGTTTGACCAGCCTTACGTAAAAGATGCAGCAGCATCAGAAAAACTGGTAAACAGTATCGCCCATCAGGCAGTTGCCTTACAGGCATCTAAAGAAAGTATTGTGCTGTTAAAGAACAATAATCAAATCCTGCCACTTTCAAGATCCTTAAAAAAGATTGCTGTAATAGGGCCAAATGCTGCCGACAATGATTACGCACATACGCATTACGGCCCGCTTCAATCTAAAAGTACAAACATACTGGAAGGTATCCGTAATAAAATTGGAGCAGATAAGGTATGGTATGCCAAGGGCTGCGAGCTGGTAGACAAGAACTGGCCGGAAAGCGAGATTTTTCCGGAAGATCCTGATGCAACAGCTATAGCCCTGATTGAAGATGCTGTTAACACAGCTATGAAAGCAGACGTAGCAATAGTAGTTTTAGGGGGCAATACCAAAACAGCAGGCGAAAACAAAAGCCGCACAACACTTGAACTTCCTGGTTTCCAGTTAAACCTCATCAAAGCCATTCAAAAAACTGGAAAACCGGTTGTTGCCGTAATGATAGGTACACAACCTATGGGCATAAATTGGATAGATAAATATATCGACGGTATAGTATATGCAGGATATCCTGGCGTAAAAGGAGGAATTGCAGTTGCTGATGTTTTATTTGGTGATTATAACCCTGGGGGCAAGTTAACACTTACTTTTCCCAAATCTGTAGGGCAGCTGCCTTTAAATTTTCCCTCTAAACCTAATGCACAAACTGATGAGGGTGAACTGGCTAAAATTAAAGGTTTACTGTATCCATTCGGTTTTGGCCTAAGTTATACAACGTTTGCTTATAGCAATCTAAAGATCAGTCCAATTGAACAGGAAAAAGACGGCAACATCAGTATCAGTGTAGACATTACCAATACTGCAAAGCTTGAAGGTGATGAAATAGTGCAGTTATACATCAGGGATGTATTGAGTACGGTAACCACCTATGAAAAGATATTAAGAGGATTTGAAAGGATCAGCTTAAAACCAAATGAGACCAAAACCCTTAAGTTTACTTTGTTTCCTGATGATCTGAAATTATGGAACCGCGAGATGCAGCACGTAATTGAACCCGGAAC
- a CDS encoding DUF5017 domain-containing protein, with protein MKRILLLPVLFLLLSACNKKEVVAPNFNVAIAQGKTTFKVGEQIDFTFSGNSNYITFYSGETGRMYEFRDRITAGARTDIGVPIQNMTTQLLTYPYSYTEEGTYKVTFVVSNTSVYGSVSDVKEIVLSITP; from the coding sequence ATGAAAAGAATACTATTATTGCCTGTACTTTTCCTGCTGTTATCAGCATGCAACAAAAAGGAGGTAGTTGCCCCCAATTTTAATGTTGCCATTGCACAGGGTAAAACAACTTTTAAAGTTGGCGAACAAATTGATTTCACATTTTCAGGAAATTCAAACTACATAACTTTTTATTCTGGCGAGACGGGGCGCATGTATGAATTCAGGGACCGCATAACCGCAGGGGCTAGAACAGATATAGGCGTGCCCATCCAAAACATGACCACTCAATTGTTAACCTATCCTTACAGCTATACAGAAGAGGGAACTTATAAAGTAACCTTTGTAGTAAGTAATACCAGTGTATATGGATCAGTCAGCGATGTTAAAGAAATAGTGCTCTCAATAACCCCCTAG
- a CDS encoding RagB/SusD family nutrient uptake outer membrane protein gives MKKIILLSFLAIICSTTGCKKFLDKVPSSFVAPENYFNNEKEVNTALNGVYDILSREQTFGGQLPIRHAVSTDESFFSYASFPTGPFYYNFGADDATIRDLWRYLYDGIERANVLLANLDKANMDEGKKSVVKGETLFLRAFYYFILVQNWGGVPLKLTPTTSINNVNIPRNSVKEVYDQILKDMVEAEGLVKKISDIGFGGRVSKSAVRGILARVCLNMAGYPLNDVAKFKDAATWAAKVNEYGEHALNPDYSQVFINLCKDQYDIKESIFEAELYGSNSDAFREGGRIGNENGVKCSASTDLIPTVGFAYGFVSTTRKLYTSYEYNATDASKRDLRRDWAIATYTLNASGVKANIAATNIYARNCAKWRREYEVVTPKNKNYTSTNFQILRYADVLLMLAEAENEVNNGPNATAVNALNEVRRRGYGKLLAGATNPANADYPGAISLSKAAFLKVIQDERARELCFEGLRKSDLIRWGIFVNTMQATATEFTTYAAMTTTIYKNARDAAQRVTATHLLYPIPILEMSLNKAMVQNEGY, from the coding sequence ATGAAAAAAATAATTCTTTTAAGTTTTTTGGCAATTATATGCTCAACAACTGGTTGCAAGAAATTTTTAGATAAAGTACCCTCATCATTTGTTGCCCCCGAAAATTATTTTAATAATGAAAAAGAAGTAAATACTGCATTGAACGGAGTGTATGATATTTTAAGCCGGGAGCAGACATTTGGCGGACAATTGCCCATTCGCCATGCAGTCAGTACAGATGAGTCATTCTTCTCTTATGCTTCCTTTCCAACCGGACCTTTCTATTATAATTTTGGTGCCGATGATGCTACGATACGGGATCTATGGAGATACCTGTATGATGGCATAGAACGGGCAAACGTTTTACTGGCCAATCTGGATAAAGCAAATATGGACGAGGGCAAAAAATCTGTTGTTAAAGGTGAAACTCTCTTTCTGCGGGCCTTTTATTATTTTATCCTGGTACAGAATTGGGGTGGTGTACCTTTAAAGCTGACACCAACCACCTCTATAAACAATGTTAATATTCCACGTAATTCTGTTAAGGAGGTTTATGATCAGATTCTAAAAGATATGGTTGAAGCGGAAGGATTGGTCAAAAAGATTTCTGATATCGGTTTCGGAGGAAGGGTCTCTAAATCCGCTGTACGTGGTATTTTGGCCAGAGTGTGCCTTAACATGGCTGGTTATCCCTTAAATGACGTTGCTAAATTTAAAGATGCTGCTACATGGGCTGCAAAAGTGAATGAATATGGAGAACATGCTTTAAATCCAGATTACAGCCAGGTTTTTATAAACCTTTGTAAAGATCAGTACGATATAAAGGAAAGCATTTTTGAAGCTGAATTATACGGATCAAATAGTGACGCTTTTAGAGAAGGTGGACGGATCGGCAACGAGAACGGTGTGAAATGCTCTGCATCTACAGATTTGATCCCTACAGTTGGTTTTGCTTACGGCTTTGTAAGCACAACCAGAAAGCTATACACGTCTTATGAATATAATGCCACTGATGCATCTAAACGTGACCTTAGAAGAGATTGGGCAATAGCTACCTATACATTAAATGCATCCGGTGTAAAGGCGAATATTGCCGCTACCAATATTTATGCAAGAAATTGTGCTAAATGGCGCCGTGAATACGAAGTGGTAACACCTAAAAATAAAAACTATACGTCAACCAATTTCCAGATACTCAGATATGCTGATGTATTACTGATGCTGGCCGAAGCAGAAAATGAAGTAAATAACGGGCCAAATGCCACTGCGGTTAATGCCCTTAACGAAGTAAGAAGACGTGGTTACGGCAAATTATTAGCAGGGGCAACCAATCCGGCTAATGCCGATTATCCGGGGGCAATTTCACTAAGTAAAGCTGCATTTTTAAAAGTGATACAGGATGAAAGGGCACGTGAACTGTGTTTTGAAGGTTTACGCAAGTCTGATCTGATCAGGTGGGGAATATTTGTAAATACCATGCAAGCCACCGCTACCGAGTTTACTACTTATGCTGCCATGACCACTACCATTTATAAAAATGCAAGGGATGCTGCACAAAGGGTTACTGCAACACATTTGTTGTACCCAATTCCAATTCTGGAAATGTCGTTAAACAAAGCTATGGTACAAAATGAAGGATATTAA
- a CDS encoding TonB-dependent receptor, translated as MRLTITMLTIAILQVSAATYGQKITLSEKNAQLEKVLKKIRAQSGFSFLYEDTDLANSKAVNVNFSNVSIDDALEKLFINQQLSYSIKDKTVVIKSSKTPINQYVATIDIRGKVLDGDGKPLPGANVRVKGETKGTTANGNGEFELKGIDSKSILVISYIGFLTKEVAVNNQKQLTIGLDIDQSKLNEVVVIGYGTAKRSDLTGSVGQVNISDFQQAPVRSFDEALAGRVAGVQVTSSEGQPGSGIDIIIRGANSLTQDNSPLYVIDGFPTENFDNNAINPEEIESIDVLKDASASAIYGARGANGVIIITTKRGKVGLPVIKYNGSYGIQNNIYEVPLMSPYEYLKLQSEITATDFKNAYLGPIADPVNPTNPPIGYKYTLEDYRNVKGIDWQSQLFRTAPMQSHSLSMSGGTEKTRYSLSGQIFMQDGTIINSGYRRQQAKMTLDQTVNNKFKVGADFTYTSSKTFGSATSTAANSSMNNFLYSVWGYRPVTPIGVLPEDVIEEPSDDFVNTSTDYRFNPIMTAENQLRQTFARNFVGNGYAEYTFIPGLKLRISGGINRVQRRAESFNNSNTYSGSPSNPFTNGPNGSITNFETTTWSNENILTYDKKFDKNHKLNVIGGFTLNGNKYGYYGLSANALPNEALGLSGLASGTPQPVTSYNSEWALVSGLARVNYSYKNKYLFTASMRADGSSKFGPGNQWGYFPSGAIAWKLINEDFMKNISFLSDAKLRLSWGITGNNRVGDGDRFAQMTYPINSYYSFNNGLAQGINITNVGSPNLKWESTKQTDIGLDVGFLKDRIGFTAEYYRKNTTDLLLNALLPYTSGYVSAFKNIGATRNEGFEFSINTTNIKNKNFSWTTSFNIAFNRNKIIELTENQESLTSNISWDSFYSAVPLYIAKLGQPIGQIYGYIWDGVYQLDDFTQPTPTTYLLKPEIATNGNARTSIRPGDIKYRDINGDGVVNDFDRTVIGRAYPIHQGGMSNNFKYKNFDLGVFLQWSYGNDIVNANKLIFEAGNKAFLNQYATYQDRWTPENTNTTMHRSGGQYGYNYSTRIVEDGSFLRLKTVSLGYTLPKTLINTVKIKGLRVYASAQNLFTWTNYSGSDPEVNVKRTALTPGFDYSAYPRARTITFGAGLSF; from the coding sequence ATGAGATTAACAATAACAATGCTGACGATTGCAATACTGCAGGTAAGTGCTGCAACCTATGGTCAGAAAATAACGCTTTCTGAAAAGAATGCGCAACTGGAAAAAGTATTAAAAAAGATCAGGGCCCAAAGTGGGTTTAGTTTTCTTTACGAAGATACGGATCTGGCAAATTCCAAAGCTGTAAATGTCAACTTTTCGAACGTGTCTATCGATGATGCTTTAGAAAAGCTATTTATAAACCAACAGCTATCTTATTCAATTAAGGATAAAACTGTTGTGATTAAATCAAGCAAAACACCCATAAACCAGTACGTTGCAACAATAGACATCAGGGGAAAGGTATTGGACGGTGATGGGAAACCTTTGCCTGGTGCCAATGTAAGGGTTAAAGGTGAAACAAAAGGTACAACGGCTAATGGCAACGGAGAGTTTGAGCTAAAAGGTATAGATTCAAAATCAATACTTGTGATCTCCTATATAGGCTTTCTGACTAAAGAGGTTGCTGTTAACAACCAGAAACAATTAACCATCGGCCTGGATATAGATCAGTCTAAATTAAATGAAGTCGTGGTAATTGGTTACGGTACAGCCAAAAGAAGTGACCTAACCGGTTCTGTTGGACAGGTTAACATCAGTGATTTTCAACAGGCACCAGTAAGGTCTTTTGATGAGGCGCTGGCTGGTCGCGTGGCAGGTGTACAGGTAACCTCATCTGAAGGGCAGCCAGGATCTGGTATCGACATCATCATCAGGGGAGCAAATTCTTTGACGCAGGACAATTCGCCTTTATATGTAATAGATGGTTTTCCTACCGAAAATTTTGACAACAATGCCATTAACCCTGAAGAAATCGAATCCATTGATGTACTAAAGGACGCTTCGGCAAGTGCTATTTATGGTGCAAGAGGAGCAAATGGTGTAATTATCATAACAACCAAAAGGGGTAAAGTGGGTTTGCCTGTTATTAAGTACAATGGTTCTTATGGCATTCAGAATAACATTTATGAAGTACCATTGATGAGCCCTTATGAATATTTAAAATTGCAGAGTGAAATTACGGCTACTGATTTTAAAAATGCGTATCTGGGACCAATCGCAGATCCTGTTAACCCTACAAACCCACCTATAGGGTATAAATATACACTGGAAGATTACCGTAATGTAAAGGGAATAGACTGGCAAAGTCAGCTTTTCAGAACGGCGCCAATGCAGAGCCATTCTCTATCGATGTCGGGCGGAACAGAGAAAACGCGTTATTCCCTGTCAGGACAAATATTTATGCAGGATGGGACAATTATAAATTCCGGTTACCGACGCCAGCAAGCCAAGATGACCCTGGACCAGACTGTAAATAATAAATTTAAAGTAGGGGCAGACTTTACTTATACAAGTTCTAAAACTTTTGGTTCGGCAACTTCAACTGCCGCCAATTCTTCAATGAACAATTTTTTATATAGTGTTTGGGGATACAGACCTGTAACGCCTATTGGTGTATTGCCTGAAGATGTAATAGAAGAACCTTCGGATGATTTTGTAAATACTTCTACAGATTATCGGTTTAACCCGATCATGACTGCGGAAAATCAATTGAGACAAACTTTTGCAAGAAATTTTGTAGGAAACGGATATGCAGAGTATACTTTTATACCCGGACTTAAACTGAGGATAAGCGGTGGAATAAATAGGGTACAAAGACGTGCAGAGTCTTTTAACAACTCAAATACTTATAGTGGAAGTCCCTCAAACCCTTTCACGAACGGACCAAATGGTAGCATCACAAATTTTGAGACCACTACCTGGTCAAATGAGAACATTTTAACTTACGACAAGAAGTTTGACAAAAACCATAAACTCAATGTAATTGGTGGATTTACCTTAAATGGTAATAAATATGGATACTACGGTCTGTCTGCAAATGCCTTGCCTAACGAAGCACTTGGCTTAAGTGGCCTGGCCTCGGGAACTCCACAACCTGTGACTTCCTATAACTCTGAATGGGCGTTGGTTTCTGGTTTGGCAAGGGTAAATTACAGTTATAAAAATAAGTATCTCTTTACTGCCTCGATGCGTGCAGACGGTTCATCTAAGTTTGGCCCGGGCAATCAATGGGGTTATTTTCCTTCGGGAGCTATTGCCTGGAAATTGATCAATGAAGACTTCATGAAAAATATTTCCTTTCTTTCAGATGCCAAATTGAGATTAAGCTGGGGTATTACAGGCAATAACAGGGTTGGAGATGGCGACCGCTTTGCCCAAATGACTTATCCGATTAATTCTTATTATTCTTTCAATAACGGATTGGCCCAGGGCATAAACATTACAAATGTGGGAAGTCCGAACTTAAAATGGGAAAGTACAAAACAAACAGACATTGGGCTGGATGTAGGGTTCTTGAAAGACAGAATAGGTTTTACTGCAGAATACTATCGTAAAAACACCACAGATTTACTGTTAAATGCCTTATTGCCCTATACAAGCGGGTATGTAAGTGCATTTAAAAATATTGGTGCCACCAGAAATGAAGGTTTCGAGTTTTCAATTAATACCACCAATATTAAAAATAAAAATTTTTCCTGGACCACCAGCTTCAATATTGCCTTTAACAGAAACAAGATTATTGAACTTACTGAAAACCAGGAAAGCTTGACAAGTAACATTAGCTGGGATAGTTTTTATAGTGCTGTTCCACTATATATTGCGAAACTTGGCCAACCCATAGGGCAGATTTACGGATACATCTGGGATGGTGTTTATCAGCTTGATGATTTTACTCAGCCAACACCAACCACCTATCTTTTGAAACCTGAAATTGCTACAAATGGTAATGCCAGAACCTCGATCAGGCCAGGAGATATCAAATACAGGGATATTAACGGTGATGGTGTAGTGAATGATTTTGACCGGACTGTAATAGGTCGTGCTTATCCAATACATCAGGGTGGTATGTCCAATAATTTCAAATACAAGAATTTTGACCTCGGTGTATTTTTACAGTGGTCTTATGGCAATGATATTGTAAATGCCAACAAACTTATATTTGAAGCTGGAAACAAAGCCTTCCTGAATCAATATGCAACTTATCAGGACCGCTGGACACCCGAAAATACAAATACCACCATGCACCGTTCCGGTGGACAATATGGATACAATTACTCAACCAGAATTGTAGAAGATGGATCATTCTTAAGGCTAAAGACGGTATCCTTAGGTTATACTCTTCCTAAAACCCTAATAAACACTGTTAAAATAAAAGGCTTAAGGGTTTACGCGTCTGCACAAAACCTATTTACCTGGACTAATTATTCTGGTTCAGATCCTGAAGTAAATGTTAAACGAACCGCATTAACGCCTGGATTTGATTATTCAGCCTATCCACGTGCGCGTACCATTACTTTTGGCGCCGGTTTATCCTTTTAA
- a CDS encoding FecR family protein, with protein MQDKNSSHKRKLIQRYAKNAASEKELQSLFGMISNHEMDALLEEEMDRDIAAMGTDINSDRPKRFAAWYKYVAASLILVTLSAVTSYFLSNSSRKESLSSTNKSIAPGGNVAYLTLGNGKRIALTELNNGTIVKEAGVEITKAANGQLVYKLSSVNDPAANNVYNTIETPRGGQYQILLPDGSKVWLNAASSLKYPTSFATLKERAVELKGEAYFEVYRDKAKPFIVHSVNQDVKVLGTHFNINAYGDEPVVKTTLIEGAVHVSSVLFEKILKPGQESVLSASGIQVKEVETEQAIAWKNGEFMFSSEPITAIMRKISRWYNVDVEYEGNVNSMRFTGTVSRYSNVSDVLQMLEMTNKVKFSVEERKIKVTRYINE; from the coding sequence ATGCAAGACAAAAACTCAAGCCATAAAAGAAAATTGATTCAGCGTTATGCAAAAAATGCAGCGTCTGAAAAAGAATTGCAGTCCTTATTTGGAATGATAAGTAACCATGAAATGGATGCTTTGCTGGAAGAAGAGATGGACCGGGATATTGCGGCTATGGGCACTGATATAAATTCGGACAGACCAAAAAGATTTGCTGCATGGTATAAATATGTTGCAGCATCGTTAATACTGGTCACTTTATCGGCCGTTACCAGTTATTTCCTTTCAAATTCATCTAGAAAAGAAAGCCTGAGCAGCACAAATAAAAGTATTGCGCCAGGTGGCAATGTAGCATACTTAACGCTGGGCAATGGAAAACGGATTGCGCTTACCGAGCTGAACAATGGTACAATAGTTAAAGAGGCAGGCGTAGAAATCACCAAAGCTGCAAACGGGCAGCTGGTTTATAAACTATCATCGGTTAATGACCCTGCAGCTAATAATGTCTATAATACCATTGAAACCCCAAGAGGCGGGCAATACCAGATATTACTCCCCGATGGTTCTAAAGTCTGGCTAAATGCAGCTTCATCGCTAAAATATCCTACTTCATTTGCTACATTAAAAGAAAGGGCCGTTGAACTGAAGGGGGAAGCTTATTTTGAGGTGTACAGGGATAAGGCCAAACCATTTATTGTGCATAGTGTAAACCAGGATGTAAAAGTGCTGGGTACACATTTCAACATTAATGCCTATGGTGACGAACCTGTGGTAAAAACGACATTGATAGAAGGAGCAGTACATGTCAGTTCGGTATTATTTGAAAAGATACTAAAACCGGGGCAGGAATCTGTTCTAAGCGCATCGGGTATACAGGTAAAAGAAGTGGAAACAGAGCAGGCCATCGCCTGGAAAAACGGCGAATTTATGTTCTCGAGTGAACCCATTACGGCAATTATGCGCAAAATTTCCAGGTGGTATAATGTTGATGTGGAATATGAAGGGAATGTAAATTCAATGAGGTTTACGGGTACTGTATCGAGATATTCAAATGTTTCCGATGTTTTACAAATGCTGGAAATGACCAATAAAGTAAAGTTCAGTGTTGAGGAACGTAAAATAAAAGTAACGCGCTATATAAACGAGTAA
- a CDS encoding RNA polymerase sigma factor, protein MRYTAEHSLLQLVSSGNEEAFTIIYERYRLRVYLFIKKYLKSSQLSDDICQNVFLKIWENKEELSTINSFNAYAFTIAKRQCLDFLKRAAVEQTAMNLILQAYPLDNNITEENQQYNEYLNFIDNTLLRLPPQTQEVFKLCRQQYKSYDEAAAILGISRHAIKKHMVRSMKVLRTAAETELGISMSILFILLSSF, encoded by the coding sequence ATGAGATACACAGCTGAACATTCCTTATTGCAACTCGTATCTTCTGGCAATGAAGAGGCTTTTACAATTATTTATGAACGTTATCGTTTGCGTGTTTATCTTTTTATTAAAAAATATTTAAAGTCTTCCCAACTCTCTGATGATATTTGTCAGAATGTTTTTCTAAAAATCTGGGAAAATAAAGAAGAACTGAGCACCATCAACTCATTTAATGCCTATGCGTTTACAATTGCCAAACGCCAGTGTCTCGATTTTTTAAAACGGGCTGCAGTTGAACAAACGGCCATGAATTTAATTCTTCAGGCTTATCCATTAGATAACAATATCACAGAGGAAAATCAGCAATACAATGAATATCTCAATTTTATTGATAACACTTTATTGAGATTGCCCCCGCAAACCCAGGAAGTTTTTAAACTCTGTAGACAACAATATAAAAGCTATGATGAGGCGGCCGCAATTCTGGGCATATCCCGGCATGCCATAAAAAAACACATGGTAAGGTCGATGAAGGTTTTACGTACTGCTGCTGAAACGGAACTGGGGATTTCAATGAGCATTCTATTTATCTTATTATCAAGTTTTTAA
- a CDS encoding lipocalin family protein: protein MTAYTEDGVNKMTETYDACELDNIEIYAAGGKYMMDEGATKCDDNDEQIQEGGKWEIKGDKLILSHEALDIQLQFTILELTTTTLKFSLRNPFGSELYIYTYTAQ, encoded by the coding sequence ATGACCGCATATACAGAAGATGGAGTAAATAAAATGACAGAAACCTATGATGCATGTGAACTGGATAATATTGAGATCTATGCTGCTGGCGGTAAATACATGATGGATGAGGGGGCAACGAAATGCGACGATAATGATGAGCAGATTCAGGAAGGTGGCAAATGGGAAATTAAAGGTGACAAACTCATCCTTTCTCATGAAGCTCTTGATATACAACTCCAATTTACTATACTGGAGCTGACTACCACAACTTTAAAGTTTTCATTAAGAAATCCGTTTGGTTCTGAACTTTATATCTACACCTATACTGCCCAGTAA
- a CDS encoding DUF3307 domain-containing protein, with translation MELNLLLRLLVAHLLTDFIFQPKSWVKDREEKQGKSIKLYLHVLVTTVFAYIFSGQYNNWVIPLVIFVSHLIIDYIKSKVNKDNFNYFIADQLAHLLVIVLLSVSFSWNCKAVLSFANDTFGNYKFWILVAGYLFVSWPLGIIIGKATQKWRDQITRESILNSAPTLPGIDISEPAENQSEEQPQPLAEVIKSGEEQELGLASAGKWIGICERVMILTFVLMGQYTAIGFLMTAKSILRFSEKEANTQLKTEYVLVGTLVSFATSAMIGVLMNLTLK, from the coding sequence ATGGAATTAAATTTATTATTGAGACTCCTGGTAGCACATTTGCTTACAGATTTTATTTTTCAGCCAAAAAGCTGGGTAAAAGACCGTGAAGAAAAGCAAGGTAAATCCATTAAACTATATCTTCATGTACTTGTTACAACTGTATTTGCCTATATTTTTTCAGGTCAGTACAACAATTGGGTCATTCCTCTGGTCATATTTGTGAGCCACCTGATCATAGACTATATCAAATCCAAAGTAAATAAGGATAACTTTAATTATTTTATTGCAGATCAGCTGGCACACCTGCTGGTCATAGTGCTACTTTCTGTGTCTTTCAGCTGGAACTGTAAGGCTGTACTGTCTTTTGCAAATGATACCTTCGGAAATTATAAGTTCTGGATACTGGTGGCAGGTTACCTGTTTGTAAGCTGGCCACTTGGTATAATTATAGGAAAGGCCACGCAAAAGTGGCGCGATCAGATTACCAGGGAAAGCATCTTAAATTCGGCTCCCACATTGCCAGGGATTGATATTTCAGAGCCTGCAGAAAATCAATCTGAAGAGCAACCCCAGCCTCTAGCCGAAGTAATTAAAAGCGGTGAAGAGCAGGAACTTGGACTGGCCAGTGCCGGTAAATGGATCGGCATTTGTGAACGGGTCATGATCTTAACCTTTGTTTTGATGGGTCAGTACACCGCAATAGGATTTCTTATGACAGCAAAATCGATTTTACGGTTTAGCGAAAAGGAAGCCAATACACAATTAAAAACAGAATACGTATTGGTAGGAACCCTGGTCAGTTTTGCAACATCAGCTATGATTGGTGTACTGATGAACCTCACTTTAAAGTAA